In Corylus avellana chromosome ca2, CavTom2PMs-1.0, the following proteins share a genomic window:
- the LOC132172532 gene encoding large ribosomal subunit protein uL16 codes for MGRRPARCYRQIKNKPYPKSRYCRGVPDPKIRIYDVGMKKKGVDEFPFCVHLVSWEKENVSSEALEAARIACNKYMAKFAGKDAFHLRVRVHPFHVLRINKMLSCAGADRLQTGMRGAFGKPQGTCARVSIGQVLLSVRCKDNNSHHAQEALRRAKFKFPGRQKIIVSRKWGFTKFSRTDYLRFKSENRILPDGVNAKLLGCHGPLARRQPGRAFLDAIA; via the exons ATGGGGAGGA GACCTGCCAGGTGTTATCGCCAGATCAAGAACAAACCATACCCAAAATCACGGTATTGCCGTGGTGTACCCGACCCCAAGATCAGGATTTACGATGTaggaatgaaaaagaaaggagtTGATGAGTTTCCTTTCTGTGTTCATTTGGTGTCATGGGAGAAGGAAAACGTTTCAAGTGAAGCTCTTGAGGCTGCACGTATTGCTTGCAACAAATATATGGCCAAATTTGCTGGGAAAGATGCGTTCCACTTGCGTGTCAGGGTGCACCCTTTCCATGTCCTGCGTATTAACAAGATGCTTTCATGTGCTGGAGCTGATAGGCTTCAGACTGGGATGAGAGGTGCATTTGGGAAACCACAGGGCACTTGCGCGAGGGTGAGCATCGGCCAAGTTCTTCTCTCTGTTCGTTGCAAGGACAACAACAGCCATCACGCACAGGAGGCCTTGCGCCGTGCAAAATTTAAGTTTCCGGGTCGTCAGAAGATCATTGTCAGCAGGAAGTG GGGTTTTACAAAGTTCTCCAGAACTGATTATCTGAGGTTCAAATCTGAGAATCGAATTTTGCCAGATGGTGTTAATGCCAAG CTTCTTGGATGCCATGGACCTTTGGCTAGGCGTCAACCTGGAAGAGCATTTTTGGATGCTATTGCTTAG
- the LOC132171769 gene encoding calvin cycle protein CP12-1, chloroplastic, with amino-acid sequence MATIAGVNLSTPRVMAKAADSPKAQPMMIKGLWLSHPWKRSAQLGGAGRMHVRPLAAAPDKITDKVVESIKQAEDACSDDPVSGECVAAWDEVEELSAAASHARDRQKESDPLEAYCKDNPETDECRTYED; translated from the coding sequence atggcAACAATAGCTGGAGTAAACCTGTCGACCCCAAGAGTCATGGCCAAGGCCGCGGACTCGCCAAAGGCCCAGCCCATGATGATCAAGGGGCTCTGGCTCAGCCACCCTTGGAAGAGGTCGGCCCAGTTGGGCGGAGCCGGTCGGATGCACGTCAGACCCCTGGCTGCAGCACCCGACAAGATAACGGACAAGGTGGTGGAGAGCATCAAGCAGGCCGAAGACGCGTGCTCCGATGACCCGGTGAGCGGCGAGTGCGTTGCGGCTTGGGACGAGGTGGAGGAGCTGAGCGCGGCGGCTAGCCATGCACGTGACCGGCAGAAAGAATCCGACCCGTTGGAGGCCTACTGCAAGGACAACCCGGAGACCGACGAGTGCCGCACCTACGAGGACTGA